CTGTGGCTCCGGCGATCAGGCCGTGCCTGTTAATGGTTTTCAGAGGAATAGTGACGCTCACATCGGTTACAACCTCACCGTCGAGCATCCCTTTGCCGAGTGTTATAAATTCGCCTTTCGGAGTATATCTTGATGAAAGTTCCTCTATAAATTTAGTTCTGTCTGCCATTTTGAAATCGGGTTTTAAAGGTTAAAGGTAAAAAAATATAAGGATTTTTAATTCGTCAGTGAGTAAAAATAATAGGTTTCGAAGAGCAAATTATTTTAGTTCCTAAAGTTTTATAGTGCTGATACTTCTCATGCCTGGCAACATAGGGCCGAAAAAGTGAAGCTTTTTTAGTAAATTTGTTAATTGTCAAAATTTAAAGTAATGGAAAGGAAGCTCATTATAGACCAACTGATTGCTGAACAGCGTAAGGTGATTCAGAGCCTTCAACGGTCTGTTCATCAGTATGAAACCGCATCCGATTTGGACGAAGAAAGCACCCACGATCCGGAAGATTTTTCTCACCAGACCGAAGCTAAGGATATGCAACTCCGTTTTGAAAAAATGTTGGCTGGAGCTGAAGAAATCTTAAAGTTCCTGGCTAGCGAAGAGAACTCCAGCCACAGCATTATTGAAAGAGGCAGCATCATCGAAACTGATCAATCTTTCTTCTTTGTAGGAATTTCCGTTCCGGTGTTTACTATTGAGGGTAAAGAAGTGATTTCACTTTCTGAAAAAACTCCCGTTTTTACAGAACTTAAAGGAAAAGCGGTAGGAGACCGTTTCAAAGTAGGTAGCAGCAATCATATCATTAAAGCTATTGCGTAGTATCGATTAGTAACAATGGTTACTTTGATGTTGCGTTTAAAGAATTAGTTTTGCCAAAAAGTAGCAGATGGAATTTTTAGGATATTTTTCGGCAATAGTAATAGGTCTGGTAATGGGCCTCATTGGTGGTGGCGGCAGCATTCTAAGCGTGCCGATTTTTGTATATGTTTTTGGTTTTGATGCAGTGACTGCTACAGCACTTTCTCTTTTTGTAGTAGGAACTACAAGTTTGGTAGGTTCCGTAGGATTTATCAGGCAGAAACAGATTGATTTTAAAACGGCTTTTACCTTCGGACTTCCCTCCATTTTAGGGGTCTTGTTTTCCAGGAGACTTATATTACCTCATTTACCGGAATATATCATCAACCGATGGGGCATTACCCTCACGAAAGATATGTTTCTTCTGCTGCTGTTTGCTGTTTTGATGTTGATTGCTTCCTTTAAAATGATCCGTAAAAATGAAAGACCCAGACTACAGAATTTCGAAGATACCAACTATACGATATTGATCTCGCAGGGATTACTTGTGGGAATTATAACCGGTTTAATCGGAGCGGGCGGCGGATTTTTAATTGTTCCTGCTCTGGTCATGCTTTTAGGCGTGAATATGAAGAAGGCGGTGGCAACCTCGCTTTTTATCATTTCAATGAACTCTATTTTGGGCTTTGTAAGCACAATGGAAATGGTAAGTCATGACTGGGGTTTTCTGCTTATTTTCAGTGGTTTATCGGTTCTGGGGATATTTATAGGGATCGCAGTTTCAAAGAAAATGGATGGCCGCAAACTCAAACCTCTCTTTGGATGGGTGGTCTTGGGAATGGGCATATTTATAATTATTAAAGAAATATTTTTAAAGCAACAATTTTAATATGAAAAGAGTAATTTTATTGAGCACTATGGTGCTTTTTCTGGCTTCATGTACAAAGACAGAGACGGGCGCAGCCCAAACTTCAAACACCGAATCATCTGAAATCGCATTAGTACAGGAGCCGCTGAAACTGAAGAATCTTAAAGGCGAAGAGATCTCCGTAATCTATTTTTCTGAAGGCGATGTTGTCGCAGTGAAAATTCAGAAAGCAGGTGCAGATGAGCAGAAACTGTCTGCCAAAACCGTAAACCCGAGTGGGAATCCTGTATTTACGAACGAAAGTTATATGTGGGAAATCACCCAGGACGGACGGGCCGGAAAACTATCTGATAAAGACGGTAACGTAACCGAGTATAACTAATCAAGTGTCATTATCGATTCTTTCAATGTCCATTTGTATGGTGATGCATTCAAATAACCGAAATTTGCAGGTATAAAAATTAAAACAATGAAGATAGAACAAATATATACAGGTTGTCTGGCGCATGGAGCTTACTACATCGTTTCAGAAAACGAAGCCGCTATTATAGATCCTTTGCGCGAAACATTGCCTTACATAGAAAGACTTCAAAAAGATGGCGTGACTCTCAAATATATTTTTGAAACACACTTTCATGCAGATTTTGTTTCGGGGCATTTGGATCTTTCGAAGAAAACGGGAGCTTCAATTGTTTACGGACCCACAGCAGAACCCGATTTCGAGGCAATTATTGCAGAAGATAATCAGCTTTTTGAAGTTGGGAAGATAAAAATTAAAGTGCTGCACACGCCAGGTCACACCATGGAAAGTTCCACTTTTCTGCTGATCGATGAAAGCGGAAAGGAGACTGCGATTTTCTCTGGCGATACCCTGTTTTTAGGAGATGTTGGCCGGCCTGATCTTGCGCAGAAAGCAGCGCACATGACTCAGGAAGAGCTGGCGGGACTTCTCTATGACAGCCTGCAGAGTAAAATTATGCCACTTGCAGATGATATTACCGTTTATCCTGCACACGGCGCAGGTTCCGCATGCGGGAAAAATATGCAGAAAGAAACCGTGGATACTTTAGGGAACCAGAAAAAAACCAACTACGCACTTAAACAACCGGACAAGGAATCCTTTGTGAGAGAAGTTTTGGACGGACTTTCTGCACCGCCCCAATATTTTGGAATGAATGTCGCCATGAACAAAGGCGGATATGAAAGTTTTGAAAACGTGTTGCAGAAAGGTAAAAATCCCCTTAGCCCCTCGCA
The window above is part of the Kaistella faecalis genome. Proteins encoded here:
- a CDS encoding sulfite exporter TauE/SafE family protein, with translation MEFLGYFSAIVIGLVMGLIGGGGSILSVPIFVYVFGFDAVTATALSLFVVGTTSLVGSVGFIRQKQIDFKTAFTFGLPSILGVLFSRRLILPHLPEYIINRWGITLTKDMFLLLLFAVLMLIASFKMIRKNERPRLQNFEDTNYTILISQGLLVGIITGLIGAGGGFLIVPALVMLLGVNMKKAVATSLFIISMNSILGFVSTMEMVSHDWGFLLIFSGLSVLGIFIGIAVSKKMDGRKLKPLFGWVVLGMGIFIIIKEIFLKQQF
- a CDS encoding MBL fold metallo-hydrolase — its product is MKIEQIYTGCLAHGAYYIVSENEAAIIDPLRETLPYIERLQKDGVTLKYIFETHFHADFVSGHLDLSKKTGASIVYGPTAEPDFEAIIAEDNQLFEVGKIKIKVLHTPGHTMESSTFLLIDESGKETAIFSGDTLFLGDVGRPDLAQKAAHMTQEELAGLLYDSLQSKIMPLADDITVYPAHGAGSACGKNMQKETVDTLGNQKKTNYALKQPDKESFVREVLDGLSAPPQYFGMNVAMNKGGYESFENVLQKGKNPLSPSQFEATAEDSGALILDTRSAAEFHKGFIPNSINIGLKGDFAPWVGAMIVDVKQPILLICDDGTEEEVITRLSRVGFDHVLGFLEGGFDSWKNSGKETDTIHRISPEEFAEKFAADSKVVDVRKESEYEAEHVNDAFRRPLAEINSWAGMLDNDEHFFIHCAGGYRSMIAASILNARGIRNFSEIEGGFNKIKETDVPKSNFVCQSKTL